In Helianthus annuus cultivar XRQ/B chromosome 9, HanXRQr2.0-SUNRISE, whole genome shotgun sequence, the following are encoded in one genomic region:
- the LOC110878578 gene encoding uncharacterized protein LOC110878578: protein MKSIWDKFSTGVKQDTPASRKPKNNNEEVTKKPNASPECSTDCSPVKEVPVTTTATTTASSQEPVSTTASHQSAQEDTHSEILLPNTADHQQKSQCPSPKMYSSGLENCHEWINEYSQTESDWNDEEEEDYCSYNWVSDIARPRSDWECMRQERYEEMLHLQPSNQDISQLLERKTVSGFLSSDQRSMLDQLMVTRAQSISRTETKKEEKHEESEFTDQTAGSSPPTRSPALQERSRNHHHRRRHCSQHHPSLDMEFIYDLRKHMEQIHQELMELRKAVTSCVNMQIKNQQQPIQKKRSEQTSPTRSCCVCYTMQADSFLYRCGHMCACYDCGLELQCTSGKCPICEDPILDVVRACAYGGD, encoded by the exons ATGAAAAGCATCTG GGATAAATTTAGTACAGGAGTTAAACAAGACACGCCTGCATCAAGAAAACCAAAAAACAATAACGAAGAAGTGACGAAGAAGCCTAACGCAAGTCCAGAATGTTCCACTGACTGCAGCCCGGTCAAAGAGGTACCCGTCACAACCACTGCCACCACAACTGCCAGCAGCCAAGAACCGGTATCAACAACTGCGTCTCATCAATCAGCACAAGAAGACACACATTCGGAGATCCTGTTACCTAATACAGCAGATCACCAACAAAAAAGCCAGTGTCCTTCACCAAAAATGTATTCGAGCGGGCTAGAAAACTGTCATGAATGGATTAATGAGTACTCTCAAACCGAGAGTGATTGGaacgatgaagaagaagaagattatTGTAGTTATAATTGGGTTAGTGACATTGCTCGCCCACGAAGCGATTGGGAATGCATGAGGCAGGAAAGGTACGAAGAGATGCTTCATCTTCAACCCTCCAATCAAGACATTTCGCAACTTTTGGAAAG AAAAACTGTTTCGGGTTTTCTTTCAAGTGATCAGAGGAGCATGTTAGACCAGTTAATGGTGACTCGCGCACAAAGCATTTCAAGAACAGAAAccaaaaaagaagaaaaacatgaagaaaGTGAGTTCACTGATCAAACCGCGGGTTCATCCCCACCAACGCGATCACCAGCTCTACAAGAAAGATCAagaaatcatcatcatcgtcgtcGTCATTGTAGTCAACATCACCCTTCCCTT GATATGGAATTCATATATGATTTAAGAAAACATATGGAGCAAATTCATCAAGAACTCATGGAATTAAGGAAAGCAGTAACCAGTTGTGTCAACATGCAGATCAAGAACCAACAGCAGCCAA TTCAAAAGAAGAGAAGCGAGCAAACCAGCCCGACCCGCAGCTGCTGTGTATGTTATACAATGCAAGCAGACTCATTTCTGTACAG ATGCGGGCATATGTGTGCATGCTACGATTGCGGTCTAGAGTTGCAATGTACCAGTGGTAAATGCCCGATATGTGAGGATCCGATTTTGGATGTTGTAAGGGCATGTGCTTATGGTGGTGACTAG